A section of the Babylonia areolata isolate BAREFJ2019XMU chromosome 1, ASM4173473v1, whole genome shotgun sequence genome encodes:
- the LOC143291497 gene encoding uncharacterized protein LOC143291497 isoform X1: MKNIFCGQRWLYFTRIPMQGLIRHPLRKHDDSNWYLRNIRRCSSGYTDSAEILLQWKRKLDTSSSASFNTGDMFRKAMSRVPQQVTVVTTGMYDEVRRGWVKRGVTCSSFNNVSFSPPIISFCLQQDSRMHEMMRKTGKFAVHILAEDQVRHGIHFSKYAEPGVCQFETIPHVQGDEGLPIILGSLAVLLCETHSFHGVGDHHVWYGHVNGVSMSETIQEPLIYFHRSFRSVGDQLFLQAFENLTLPFEDWNHEAHLRMAWNYIKDLGPQEAVPYIKLGIQKYNERNREKIKTGYHETITMFFIHLVSKAIKESVDANMTFEQFLKDNQHLTDSRLLLQYYSEDTLFQEEARHRFIRPDKKDLP; this comes from the exons ATGAAAAACATATTTTGCGGCCAAAGATGGTTGTATTTTACCAGGATTCCAATGCAAGGACTGATCAGACATCCATTAAGAAAACACGATGATAGTAACTGGTATCTGAGGAACATTCGGAGGTGCAGTTCAG GTTACACAGACAGTGCAGAGATTCTTTTGCAATGGAAAAGGAAACTGGACACGTCTTCCTCAGCATCTTTCAACACAGGAGACATGTTTAGAAAAGCAATGAGCAGAGTGCCACAGCAAG TGACAGTAGTGACGACAGGAATGTATGATGAAGTCAGAAGGGGATGGGTGAAACGTGGAGTTACCTGCAGTTCTTTCAACAATGTTAGTTTTTCTCCACCCATCATTTCCTTTTGCCTGCAGCAGGACAG cCGTATGCATGAAATGATGCGGAAGACAGGAAAGTTTGCTGTGCACATTCTAGCGGAAGATCAG GTAAGGCACGGCATCCACTTTTCCAAGTATGCTGAACCAGGTGTTTGTCAGTTTGAAACTATTCCTCATGTACAAGGAGATGAG GGTTTGCCCATTATCCTGGGGTCATtggcagtgttgctgtgtgagaCTCACTCCTTTCATGGTGTGGGGGACCACCATGTGTGGTATGGCCACGTGAATGGAGTCAGTATGTCAGAGACCATTCAGGAACCCCTCATCTACTTCCACAG GTCTTTTCGGTCAGTTGGAGATCAGCTTTTCCTTCAGGCTTTTGAAAACTTAACCTTGCCATTTGAGGACTGGAACCATGAAGCCCATCTACGCATGGCATGGAACTATATCAAAGATTTGGGACCACAGGAGGCTGTACCTTACATTAA ACTGGGAATCCAGAAGTACAacgaaaggaacagagagaaa ATCAAGACAGGCTACCATGAAACCATCACTATGTTCTTCATTCACCTGGTCTCCAAGGCGATCAAGGAAAGTGTTGATGCCAACATGACCTTTGAACAGTTCCTGAAGGACAACCAGCATTTGACAGACTCCAGGCTGCTTCTCCAGTATTACAGTGAAGACACACTCTTCCAGGAAGAGGCCAGACACAG GTTTATCCGACCTGACAAGAAAGATCTACCATAA
- the LOC143291497 gene encoding actinorhodin polyketide dimerase-like isoform X2 produces the protein MFRKAMSRVPQQVTVVTTGMYDEVRRGWVKRGVTCSSFNNVSFSPPIISFCLQQDSRMHEMMRKTGKFAVHILAEDQVRHGIHFSKYAEPGVCQFETIPHVQGDEGLPIILGSLAVLLCETHSFHGVGDHHVWYGHVNGVSMSETIQEPLIYFHRSFRSVGDQLFLQAFENLTLPFEDWNHEAHLRMAWNYIKDLGPQEAVPYIKLGIQKYNERNREKIKTGYHETITMFFIHLVSKAIKESVDANMTFEQFLKDNQHLTDSRLLLQYYSEDTLFQEEARHRFIRPDKKDLP, from the exons ATGTTTAGAAAAGCAATGAGCAGAGTGCCACAGCAAG TGACAGTAGTGACGACAGGAATGTATGATGAAGTCAGAAGGGGATGGGTGAAACGTGGAGTTACCTGCAGTTCTTTCAACAATGTTAGTTTTTCTCCACCCATCATTTCCTTTTGCCTGCAGCAGGACAG cCGTATGCATGAAATGATGCGGAAGACAGGAAAGTTTGCTGTGCACATTCTAGCGGAAGATCAG GTAAGGCACGGCATCCACTTTTCCAAGTATGCTGAACCAGGTGTTTGTCAGTTTGAAACTATTCCTCATGTACAAGGAGATGAG GGTTTGCCCATTATCCTGGGGTCATtggcagtgttgctgtgtgagaCTCACTCCTTTCATGGTGTGGGGGACCACCATGTGTGGTATGGCCACGTGAATGGAGTCAGTATGTCAGAGACCATTCAGGAACCCCTCATCTACTTCCACAG GTCTTTTCGGTCAGTTGGAGATCAGCTTTTCCTTCAGGCTTTTGAAAACTTAACCTTGCCATTTGAGGACTGGAACCATGAAGCCCATCTACGCATGGCATGGAACTATATCAAAGATTTGGGACCACAGGAGGCTGTACCTTACATTAA ACTGGGAATCCAGAAGTACAacgaaaggaacagagagaaa ATCAAGACAGGCTACCATGAAACCATCACTATGTTCTTCATTCACCTGGTCTCCAAGGCGATCAAGGAAAGTGTTGATGCCAACATGACCTTTGAACAGTTCCTGAAGGACAACCAGCATTTGACAGACTCCAGGCTGCTTCTCCAGTATTACAGTGAAGACACACTCTTCCAGGAAGAGGCCAGACACAG GTTTATCCGACCTGACAAGAAAGATCTACCATAA
- the LOC143281196 gene encoding uncharacterized protein LOC143281196 → MDELLFTQRSPGYKVGLVLVLVSVVCYLTGFSAPYWTVYSVSDKNSTDPDYMHEVLGHNGLWETCSLASEFSSTCTAISHHRGYPGWMSGVQGVQGVGLTGLVVASLYAGGLNFLLRKPVNNRYLEILLLLSGILGFTGSTIYAAESYGNDHVLMTEDGYHHGDSEYYYYYDYESHYGGERVLERNELAWAFAVSLAGSLLAIVSAVVIYTQNGYVPLANPRPVATVSFSTTVGGGGRLVFLPPDHLGAGEVLCPPPYSPSFLQRSGGAGQPGSGAVGCDTASGSSPKAVALGSQEEQKTQCETSEEGP, encoded by the exons ATGGATGAATTACTGTTTACTCAAAGATCTCCAGGCTACAAAGTCGGCCTCGTTCTTGTCCTTGTAAGTGTCGTCTGCTACCTCACAGGATTTTCGGCTCCATATTGGACCGTGTACAGCGTCTCCGACAAGAATAGCACAGACCCGGACTACATGCACGAAGTGCTGGGTCACAACGGTCTCTGGGAGACCTGCAGCCTCGCCAGTGAGTTTTCCTCCACGTGCACTGCCATTTCACATCATAGGGGATATCCag gctgGATGTCCGGCGTTCAAGGTGTGCAGGGTGTGGGACTGACGGGCCTGGTCGTCGCTTCCCTGTATGCTGGCGGCCTCAATTTCTTGCTGCGTAAACCTGTCAACAACAGATACTTGGAAATTCTTCTTCTGTTGTCAG GCATACTGGGGTTCACTGGATCAACCATCTACGCCGCGGAAAGCTATGGCAACGATCATGTACTGATGACAGAAGACGGCTACCACCACGGTGACAGtgagtactattactactatgaCTACGAGAGCCACTATGGAGGGGAGCGGGTCCTGGAACGCAACGAGCTGGCCTGGGCCTTTGCCGTCAGCCTGGCTGGCTCCCTCCTCGCCATCGTTTCAGCCGTGGTCATCTACACGCAGAATGGTTACGTCCCCCTCGCGAACCCTCGTCCCGTCGCCACCGTTTCTTTCTCCACcacggtgggaggaggagggcggtTGGTGTTCCTGCCTCCTGACCATCTGGGTGCCGGGGAAGTCCTGTGTCCTCCGCCTTACAGTCCTTCCTTCTTACAGCGCTCTGGCGGTGCCGGTCAGCCGGGCAGTGGTGCCGTGGGTTGTGACACAGCGTCTGGTTCCAGTCCCAAAGCCGTGGCCTTGGGCTCACAAGAAGAGCAGAAAACACAGTGTGAAACATCAGAGGAGGGTCCGTAG
- the LOC143291510 gene encoding uncharacterized protein LOC143291510, whose amino-acid sequence MSLFSQRTTGYKAGLSLLLIGCVIFVVGFSFPNWTVMSSTYLTNLDSYGARHGLDLLTVFRPVTADIHGHSGLWITCLKVAKDSKCAFFGSTPSWLLGVRILQSLALLGLATSCLYAVAVNWVLSSPVHNRLVEIIAALSGLLGFAGTLEYMVSSPEDRDKLFMSTDLDLTYLHHDPSKVRASWAFAVDVCGSVLCFLAAVVIGVYNQPLQINPEDEEPATAVTYHVERNTTESQGGQVTIVPQQPAPANPVSYQVIPSNNDHHRGPVTLVPSQQGAPATNVQVFYSPYPGPSTAAPPPAMDVRPPAYEAQYRPPAALAGQFTVVSHPATRGTQCDAGLPAGDTAAMAVAPQPAVVTVPVSMVTVPATAAVAAPPPPPPENKVEPQVPGV is encoded by the exons ATGTCCCTGTTCTCGCAAAGAACCACCGGCTACAAAGCAGGACTTAGTCTCCTGTTGATAGGCTGTGTGATCTTCGTCGTCGGTTTTTCGTTCCCCAACTGGACGGTGATGTCCTCAACGTACCTGACAAACCTGGACAGCTATGGTGCTCGCCATGGCCTTGACCTGCTGACCGTGTTCCGGCCGGTCACAGCGGATATCCACGGTCACAGTGGTCTGTGGATCACGTGTCTCAAGGTGGCTAAAGACAGCAAGTGCGCCTTCTTTGGCTCCACACCCA GCTGGCTGTTGGGTGTGCGGATCCTACAGTCTCTAGCTCTGCTGGGCCTGGCCACCTCCTGCCTGTATGCTGTCGCCGTCAACTGGGTGCTCAGCAGTCCCGTGCACAACAGACTGGTGGAGATCATCGCTGCCTTGTCGG GACTGCTGGGCTTTGCGGGCACCCTGGAGTACATGGTGTCCAGCCCTGAGGACAGGGACAAGCTGTTCATGTCGACTGACCTTGACCTGACCTACCTGCACCATGACCCCAGCAAGGTGCGCGCCTCCTGGGCCTTCGCCGTGGACGTGTGTGGCAGTGTGCTCTGCTTCCTGGCTGCCGTCGTCATTGGCGTCTACAACCAGCCGTTACAG ATCAACCCAGAGGACGAAGAGCCCGCCACTGCTGTCACTTACCACGTGGAACGCAACACTACAGAGAGCCAGGGCGGCCAGGTGACAATCGTTCCTCAACAGCCAG CTCCAGCCAATCCTGTGAGTTACCAGGTGATCCCTAGCAACAATGACCACCATCGCGGCCCTGTTACACTTGTTCCTTCACAGCAAG gtGCTCCAGCCACCAACGTGCAGGTGTTTTACAGCCCCTACCCCGGGCCCTCCACCgccgccccaccccccgccatgGACGTGAGACCCCCGGCCTATGAAGCCCAGTACCGCCCGCCTGCTGCCCTCGCCGGTCAGTTCACCGTCGTCTCTCACCCCGCTACCCGGGGTACCCAGTGTGACGCTGGGCTACCTGCAGGTGACACAGCGGCCATGGCTGTTGCCCCACAACCCGCTGTGGTCACTGTTCCTGTTTCCATGGTTACCGTGccagctactgctgctgttgctgctccccctccccctccccctgagaATAAGGTGGAGCCACAGGTGCCCGGAGTTTAA